CGGCCGGCGGCGCGCAGGTCGGTGAAGCCGAGCCAGACGCCCCGCAGCAGCGGGCCCGCGCCGACCGGCACCACCACCACGTCGGGCACGCCGCCGAGGTCGTCGACCAGCTCGGCGGCGACCGGCCGGTACGCCTCGGTCAGCAGCGGGTTCCGGTAGGTGGTGGTGACGTTGAGCCAGCCGTCGCCCTCGGCGCGGGTCGCCGCCTCGTACGCGTCGCTGTAGTGGCCGGGCACCAGCCGGATCTCGGCCCCGTGCGCGCGGGCGACGTCGAGCTTGCCGCCGGCGTTCGAGCCGGTCGCGCAGAAGACCCGGCAGCGCAGCCCGGCGGCGGCGGCGTAGGTGGCGGCCGAGACGGCGGCGTTGCCGGTCGAGGCCAGGACCAGGCCCGTCGACCCGAGGTCGAGCGCCGCCGACGCGGCCAACGCCATCGCCCGGTCCTTGAACGACAGTGACGGGTTGACCGACTCCAGTTTCGCGTGGACCGTCGCGCCGTCGCGTCGCAGCGGCAGCAGCGGCGTCGAGCCCTCGCCGAGGGTCACGGCGTGCCCGGTGCGGGGCAGCAGGCCGGCGTGCCGCCAGATGCCCCGACCCGTGGTGGGGCGGCAGCCCGCGGCGGTGACCGGCGTCAGGTCGAGCACGAGCGGGGACGCGCAGACCGGGCAGCGGTACGCGGGGTACGTCGTGCCGTGCCCGCACCGGACACAGCCGACGGTGGGCTCCCTCATCCGGACCCCCGGGTCTGGGTGGGCGTCCGGGGAGCCCGGGGCGGGGCCGGGACCTCGGCGACCGGGCCCGTGGTCCAGCCGAGCTGGCCGGAGACGTCGGCGGCGGCGGCGGCGACCTGCGGGCCGAGCCGGGCCACCCCCACCGCGTCGAACCGCGCGGCGGGCGCGGAGACGCTCAGGCCGGCGACGACGTGTCCGGTGTGGTCGAAGATCGGGGCCGCCACGCAGGAGATGCCGAGCTCGTTCTCCTGCAGGTCGCAGGCGTAGCCGTCGGCGCGTACCCGGGCCAGCAGCGCGTCGAGGTCGGCGCGGGGGACCGGCTCGCCGGTGAGCCGGCCGTGCGCCAGCGCCACCTCGTCGACGACGTGCCGGGGCGAGTGGGCGAGGATGGCGCGACCGATCGCGGTGGTCAGCGCCGGGTTGGTCTGACCGACCCGGCTGTGCATCCGTACCGGCTTCGGGCTGTCGATCTTCTCGATGTAGACGATGTGGGTCAACGCGAGCACGCCGAGGTGGCTGGTCTCGCCGAGCCGTTCGGCCAACGGCCGCATCACCGCGAGCGCCTCCTGGCGCAGGTCCAGCCCGTCCAGGTAGGCGCGGGCGAGGGTGAGGGTCCCGGCGGCCAGCGCGTACCGGCCGTCGGCGGTCTCCCGGACCAGGGCGATGCCGCGCAGCACGCCGAGGATCCGGTGCAGCGTGGTGGTGGGGATCCCGGTGGCCTTGCCGAGCTCGGTCAGCGCGGCGCCCTGCGGGCAGTCGGCGAGCGCGTGGAGCACGGCGACGGCCCGCTCCACCGCCCGCAGGCCGTCGGGTCCCCGTTCGATGTTGGGCATGCTCATACCTCTACTACCTCGGCGTCGGCGTGGCGCGGGCGCACCGAGAGCATCCGCTCCGCCATTGCAAGGTAGACCTCGGCCGCGCCGTGGAGCTGGTCGAGGGCGACCCACTCCCGCAACGAGTGCGCCTGGGCGATGTCACCCGGTCCACACACGACCGCCGGGGTGCCGGCGGCGGCCAGCAGCGCGCCGTCGGTCCAGAACTGCAACCCCACCGGCTCCGGGTCCGGCGCGACGTCGCAGAGCATCCGCAGGTACGGGTGCTCCGGCGGGCAGTCGAGCGGGGCGTGCACGAAGGTCGCCGTGCCGGCCATCTCCTCGACCGTCGCGTCGACGGCCGGGTCTGCGCGGCGCAGCCCGGCGACGACCTCCCGCAGCTCGGCCAGCACCTCGTCGTGCCGCTCCGAGGGCAGCCAGCGGCGGTCGAGAGCGACGACGCAGGACGCGGGCACCATGGGCGGGCGGTCGCCCCCGGCGACCACTCCCACGTTGACGGTCGCCGTGCCGAGCAGCGGGTGACGGCGCTGGTCCAGGGCGGCGGTCAGGTCCCGCTCGACGGCGGTGATGAACCGCGCCGCGTGGTAGACGGCGTTGATCCCGTCCCGGGGGACGCTGCCGTGGGTGGCGACCCCCCGGAAGGCCACCTGCGCCCACATCGCGCCCTTGTGCGCCCGTCCGACCCGCAGCGACGTCGGCTCGCCCACGATCGCGAAGTCGGCGGTGACGCCCGCCTCGACCAGCGCCCGCATGCCGGGGCTGCCGTTCTCCTCCCCGGCGACGCCGGTGAGCAGCAACTCCCCGGCGAAGTCGAGGTCCGCCCCGGCGAGCAGCTCGACGACGGCGATCATCGCCGCCAGGGCGCCCTTCATGTCGGCCGCGCCCCGACCCCACAGCTTGCCGTCGGCGATCCGGGGCCGCAGGCCGTCGGTCATCCCGTACGGCGGCACGGTGTCCAGGTGCGCGTTGAGCATCAGCGTCGGGCCGGGTCGGCCGCCGCGCAGCCGGGCGACCACGTTGACCCGGTCGCCGGTCACCGGTCGCAGCTCGACGTCCGCCCCGCAGGCGCGTAGCCGGTCGGCGACGTGCTCGGCGACGGCGCGTTCCTCCGCCGGATGGTCCTGGTGGCCCTCGATCGCGATGAGTCGGGCCGCCTCCGCGACGATCGCGTCGGGATCCAGTCGGGCCGCGAGGGTCCGGCCGGTGGGGTCCTTCATCGGTCTGCTCCGTCGTCGTCGGGGAGGGCGGGGTCACGGGGGAGCGCGGCGATCGCGGTCGCGGCGGCGTCGTAGCGTCGGCGGGCCCGGCGGTAGCCGGCCCGGCGTCGGTCCATGCTGGGCAGCGGCTCGCTGTCGTCGAGGGCGTCGCACGCGGTCGCGACGTCCGGCCACACCCCGGCGCCGAGCCCGGCCAGCGCGACGGCGCCGCGCGGCGAGGCGTCCTGGCGCAGTCGCGACACCGGAACGTCGAACATGGCGGCGAACGCCTCGCACCACAGCGCCGACCGGGTCACCCCGCCACCGACCCGGATCCCGGTCACCGCCTGCGCGCCGCCGAGAAGCTGCTCCACGGCGGCGGCGGAGGCGTACGCGACGCCTTCCAACGCGGCGCGGGCGACGTCGGCCGGGCCGTGCTCCGGGCCGGCGCCGAGCAGCGCGGCCCGCACGTCCGGGTCGTGGACCGGGGCGCTCGCGCCGAGCAGGTACGGCAGGAAGGTCAGCCCGCGCGCGCCCGGCCCGCTGTCGCGGGCCAGCCGGTCCGCCGTCCCGTCGGTGTCGCCGCCGGCCTGGCCCGAGCCGCCGGGCAGCAGGTTCCGCTCGCACCAGCGGATCGCCAGACCCGCGGCGTACGAGGAGACCATCCCGAGGAAGCCGTCCTGGCCGGCGCGGGCGAAGACGAACCGGTCGACGTCGCCGTGCGGCGCGTCCACCGGGGTGACGATCTGCGCGGCGGTGCCGACGTTGACGTAGACCCGGCCGCTGGTCACCGCGCCGGCGCCGAGCGCCGCGCAGGAGACGTCGCCCGCTCCGGCGACCACCGGGGTGCCGGCCCGCAGCCCGGTCGCCCCGGCCGCCGCCGGCAGCACCGTGCCGACGATCTCCGTCGGGTCGGAGACGGTCGGGGCGAGCCGTTCGTCGGCCCCGCACAGCGCCCACAGCTCGGGCGCCCACCGCCGCCGGCGTACGTCGTACAGCAGGGTGCCGGCGGCGTCGGTGTGGTCGGTGCCCCAGTCGCCGGTGAGGTGGTGCCGGAGCACGTCCTTCGGTTGGACCAGCCGCACGGCCCGGCGTACCGCGTCGGGCTCGTGGGCGGCGAGCCAGGCCAGCTTGGGCGCGGTGAACGCCTCCACCACCGGGTTCCCGGTCAGCTCGCCGACCCGCGCGCCGTGCCGGCGCAGCGCCCGCACCTGCTCGGCGGCCCGCCGGTCGGCCCAGGTCAGCGCCGGCCGTACCGGGCGGTCGTGCGCGTCGAAGAGCGCCGCCGCGTGCATGTGCCCGCTCAGGCCGACCGCGACGACGGCGTCGGCGTCGACGCCGACCAGCGCCTCCCGCAGCGCGTCGGCCGACGCCGTCCACCAGCGCGCCGGGTCCTGTTCGTGCCGCCCGGCGCGGCTGGTGTCCGACGGGTAGTCCCGGTGGGCCCGGGCCACCGTGTCGCCGGTGGCCGCGTCGACGACCACCGCCTTCACGCCGGTGGTGCCCAGGTCCAGACCGACGAGGGTGGCCGCGGGTGGGCGGCCGGTCAACGACCCCGCCGGGGCACGAAGCCGAACTCCGTCAGGTACTCGAGGGACTCCTCGGCGACCCGGTCGAAGTCGGCCAGCCCCACGCCGGCCGGCTCGCCGACGCCGATCGGACCGCCGACCTGCCAGCCCTCCCACTCGACGCTCACGTACCCGTCGAAGTTGATCTCGGCGAGGGCCTCGTAGGTCTCCCGGAAGTCGACCAGCCCGCCGCCGAACCAGATGTGGTTGCTGTGCACGATGGTCGGCAGACCCACCTCGTCCTTGATCTGGACGATGTCGATGTACGGCGCGAGCCGCCTGACCGCCTGCCTGACGTTCATGAACGGCTTCACCGCGACGTAGAACGCGCCGGTGTCCATCGTCATCCGCAGGTTGCTCGCGCCGACCTCGTCGAACATCCGCTCGATCAGCTCGACCCGGTTGAGGATGGTGCCCTGCAACAGCTCGACGCTGACGTTGAGGCCGAGACCGGAGGCGTGCGCGCAGACCTCGGTGATCGCCTCGCGGCACTGCCGCCAGGCGTCCTTGCGGGTCATCAGGACGTTCAGCGGCGGGTCGTAGTAGCCGTCCCCGATCAGCGTGCAGACCGACTTCGCGCCGAGCACGGCCGCCGCGTCGAGGGCCTTCTTGAACGACTCGATGCCGCGTTCCCGGTCGAACTCCCGGGGGCTGACGAAGGTGGTGTGGTGGCCGAGGTAGCCGATGTCGATGCCGGTCCGCTCGGCGGCGGCGCGGACGTCGCGCAGTTGCTGGTCGTACTCGGCCTTCGGCGCCTCCAGCAGCTTCGCGAAGATGAAGTCGACGCCGTCGTAGCCGTATTTGGCGGTCTGCTCGACGCACCAGGCCGCCGACTTGTCCCCCCAGGAGTTCCAGGCCGGGCCGGCCGCCTCCAGGCGTCCCCACGGCATGTTCGGCCAGACCTCAAAGCTGATCTTCACGGTGGTTCTCCTTCGCTACAGGTGCGGGACGAGGTGGGACAGCCGGCGGGCCGAGGCGGCGTTGTGCTCGGCCGCGCCGGGCATGTTGGCGCTCATGAACACCTCGGGTGTCTCACCGCGTCGGAGCTGGATGCCGAACGCCTCGACGATGATCGCGTCGAGCAGGGTCATCCCGACCACGGTGGACGCCGGGCCGGCGGAGGGCAGGCCCGGCCCGAGCGGCACGAGCGCGTCACCGGGCGGGCAGTGGTTGTCGATCACCACGTCCGCGATGTCGTGCAGGCGCGGCCCGGAACGCTCGATCGACGAGGCGTACCGGCGGGAGGTGATCGCGATCAGCGGCAGGCCGCGCGCCTTCACCGCCTGGGCCACCTCCACCGGGAACGCGTTCGCGCCCGAGTTGGAGACGACGAGCATGACGTCGCGGGCCGGGTCCAGCCGGTACCCGTCGAGCAGCGGCTCGGCGTGGCCGCTCTGCCGCTCCAGCACGGTGCTGTGCACGGCGCCCTCGTGCAGCATGTGCGCCGGCTTGAGGATCGGGCAGACCCGTACCGCGCCGCCGGCCCGGTAGAACGCCTCCTCGCCGAACATGTGCGAGTGCCCGCTGCCGAAGACGTAGAACAGGCCCTCCGCGGCGAACGCGCGGGCGACCAGCTCCGCCGCCCGGCGTACCGCCGGGAGCTCCGCGCGCAGCGCGTCGGCGAGCACGGACTGGACCCCGGCGGTGTAGCCGGCGGCGGTGACGTCCGCCGCCGACCGGTCCGCCGGGTCGGCGGCGGTCGACTGCTCGACGGTGGACGTGGGTCGTGGTGCGGTCACTTGAGCGCTCCCGTGGTCAGGCCACCGACGAAGTAACGCCCGGCGAAGAGGAACGGGACGATGGCGGGGATGATCGTGCAGACCGTGCCGGCCATCAGCAGGCCCCAGTTCACGGTGTACTGGCCCATGATCGCGCTGAGCCCGATGGGCAGGGTCTTGAGCTGGTCGCTGACGACGAGCTGCGAGGCGAACACGAACTCCGTCCAGGAGAAGACGAAGGCGTAGACGGCGACGGTGGCGATCCCCGGCGCGAGCAGCGGCAGGACGATCCGCAGCATCATCCGGACCGGCCCGGCGCCGTCGACCGCGGCGGCCTCGTCGATGTCCCGGGGGATCGCCATGAAGAAGCCGCGCAGCAGCCAGGTGCAGAACGGCGCGGTGAACGCCACGTTCACGATCACCAGCGCGTTGCGGGTGTCGATCAGCTCCACCGCCGCGAACGTCTGGTAGAGCGGCACCAGCAGCAGGGTCCCGGGGATCATGTACGCGACCAGGATCAGCCCGGCCAGCTTGTTGCCGCCCGGCACGCGCAACCGGTAGAGCCCGTACGCCGCCGCGAACGACACCAGCACCGTGAACAGCGCGGTGAGCAACGCGACGGCGAAGCTGTTGGTCAGGTAGCTCGGGTAGTCGGTGGCGGTGAAGAGCTGCCGGAAGTTGTCCAGCGTCGGGTTCACCGGCACCAGGGTCGGCGTCGACCGCAGGATCTCCTCGCGGTCCTTGAACGACGAGATCGTGACCCAGTAGAGGGGGCCGATCACGACCAGGGTGAGCAGGGTCCAGGTGACCAGGCGCGGCAGCCGCGCCCAGGGCAGGCGGGACGTCACTGGTCCTCCTTCGGCCTCGCGGCCCGGATGTAGACGGCGGCGACGGCGGCCAGCAGGATGATGGTGACCACGCTGGCGGCGGCGGCGTCACTGGCCTGGAACTGGTTGAACGCCTTGTTGTAGATGAACACCGGCGCGGTCAGCGACGCGTCGGCGGGCCCGCCCTTGGTCACCAGGTAGATCGAGTCGACGATGTTGAACGACCAGAGCGACCCGACCAGGCCGAGGGCGAAGAGCACCGGTTGCAGCAGCGGGAAAGTGATCTTCCAGAACATCCGCCACGAGTTCGCGCCGTCCACCCGGGCGGCCTCGTAGATCTCGTCCGGGATGGTCTGCAGCGCGCCGAAGATGACGACCGCGCCGAGCGGGAACCAGTGCCAACTGTTCATCAGGATCAGGGCCGGCAACGCCAGGGCGCTGTCACCGAACGGGCTGCCGAGACCGTCGATGCCGACCGCGCCGGCGATCTTCGGCAGGATGCCGTAGTTGCTGTTGCTCATCCACTGCCAGATGACCGCGACCGCGACGGTCGGGATCACCCAGGGGAAGAGGATCCAGGTCCGGGAGGCCCGGGACCAGCGGCTACGCCCTCCGATGATCAGCGCGGTGCCGAAGGCCATCAGCGTCTGCACCAGGAGGTTGCCGAAGAGCCAGATCCCCGAGCGGCCGATGGACCCCCAGAACGCGCCGTCGCCGAGCGCCTGGGTGTAGTTGTCGATGCCGACGAAGGTCGAGTCGCTGCCCACCACGCCCTGGTCCTGCAGACTCAGCAGCACGGTGTTGAGCAGCGGATAGCCGATCACGGCGAGCATCAGCAGCCCGAGCGGCGCGACGAGGGCGTACCCGAGCAGGTGGAAGGTCCACGGACGGCGGCGGGTGCGGCCCGCCGCCGGGGTCGGAGCGCCCGGGGGCCGGGCCCGGAGGATGCCCTCCGGGCCCGACGCCGGCGCGGCGGGCGCGCTCATTCAGCGATCGCCGCCTGCATCCGCTCTTGGCCCCAGCGGGCCGCCGCCTCGGGCGACTCACCGGTGCTGTACATCCGCTGCACGACCTGGGCCAGCACGTTCTGGCCGGAGATCTTGCCGACGGTGTCGATGTACTGGCCGTCGGTGAAGCCGAACAGCGCGCCCGTCTCCGACTGCTTCAACATCGCGTCGACGCAGGAGCGGTACTTCTGGACGACCTCGTTGCTGGTCCACGACTCGGCCGTGGCGCCGTCGGCGGTCAGCGGGAGGAACAGACCCGGCTCGGCGTTGAGCAGGGTGCCGTAGTTCTCCGGCTGGAGGACGAACTTCAGGAACTCCTCCGCGCCGGCGGCCTTCGCGTCGTCGTTCGACATGATCATCGCGGCGTTGGAGTAGTAGATGCTGCCGGGCTGGCCGCCGGACTCCGCCGCCGGGATCGGCGCGCAGCCCAGGTCGCTGGCGGGGCGGCCGGACTCCTGCTCGAACGGGGCCAGGTACTGCCCCTTCTCGATCGCCATCGCCGCCGCGCCGCTGTTGAACGCGGCCTGCGGCTCGCCCCAGGAGTAGTTGCCGCTGTCGCTCGGCGAGAACTTCAGCAGGTCCCGGTAGAGGGTGAGCGCCCGGACCGTCTCCGGGGTGTTGAAGTTGACCTCACCGGACTCGGTGAAGATGTTCCCCGCGCCGGCGGTCAGCATCAGGCTGTAGAGGACCTGGTCGGTGGCGAGGTTGCGACCGGCCGGCAGGGCGATCCCGCTCTGGTCGCCGGTGTTCAGCCGCTCGGCCGCGGCCAGCAGCTCGGCGTGGGTCCGCGGCGGCTCGGAGATGCCGGCCGCCTGGAGCAGGTCGGCGCGGTACCACAGCATCTGCACCATGCCGAACAGCGGCACGGCCCAGTACTCGTCGTCGTCCCGGTACGGCGCGGTGGCCGCCTCGCCGAAGTCGTGCTGCTGGTCGAGCTCCTCCACGAGCGACGTCACCGGCCGGACCCCGCCGATCGGACGCACGTAGGTGGTGAAGTCGGGAATGGTGAAGAGGATGTCGGGCTGGGTGTCCGACTGCACGGCGCCGGAGATCTTGGTGTAGATCTGGTTCCAGTCCTGCACCTGCGCCTGGACCTCGTACTCCGGGTCGGTGGCGTTGTAGGCGTCGATGAGCTGCT
The sequence above is a segment of the Micromonospora sp. WMMD882 genome. Coding sequences within it:
- a CDS encoding carbohydrate ABC transporter permease, giving the protein MTSRLPWARLPRLVTWTLLTLVVIGPLYWVTISSFKDREEILRSTPTLVPVNPTLDNFRQLFTATDYPSYLTNSFAVALLTALFTVLVSFAAAYGLYRLRVPGGNKLAGLILVAYMIPGTLLLVPLYQTFAAVELIDTRNALVIVNVAFTAPFCTWLLRGFFMAIPRDIDEAAAVDGAGPVRMMLRIVLPLLAPGIATVAVYAFVFSWTEFVFASQLVVSDQLKTLPIGLSAIMGQYTVNWGLLMAGTVCTIIPAIVPFLFAGRYFVGGLTTGALK
- a CDS encoding IclR family transcriptional regulator; amino-acid sequence: MPNIERGPDGLRAVERAVAVLHALADCPQGAALTELGKATGIPTTTLHRILGVLRGIALVRETADGRYALAAGTLTLARAYLDGLDLRQEALAVMRPLAERLGETSHLGVLALTHIVYIEKIDSPKPVRMHSRVGQTNPALTTAIGRAILAHSPRHVVDEVALAHGRLTGEPVPRADLDALLARVRADGYACDLQENELGISCVAAPIFDHTGHVVAGLSVSAPAARFDAVGVARLGPQVAAAAADVSGQLGWTTGPVAEVPAPPRAPRTPTQTRGSG
- a CDS encoding sugar ABC transporter substrate-binding protein gives rise to the protein MRYGKFKRLTAVAAVSTLALTAAACGGSGGAADNDKTLVLWHMEQPPNRVAGFQQLIDAYNATDPEYEVQAQVQDWNQIYTKISGAVQSDTQPDILFTIPDFTTYVRPIGGVRPVTSLVEELDQQHDFGEAATAPYRDDDEYWAVPLFGMVQMLWYRADLLQAAGISEPPRTHAELLAAAERLNTGDQSGIALPAGRNLATDQVLYSLMLTAGAGNIFTESGEVNFNTPETVRALTLYRDLLKFSPSDSGNYSWGEPQAAFNSGAAAMAIEKGQYLAPFEQESGRPASDLGCAPIPAAESGGQPGSIYYSNAAMIMSNDDAKAAGAEEFLKFVLQPENYGTLLNAEPGLFLPLTADGATAESWTSNEVVQKYRSCVDAMLKQSETGALFGFTDGQYIDTVGKISGQNVLAQVVQRMYSTGESPEAAARWGQERMQAAIAE
- a CDS encoding pyridoxal-phosphate dependent enzyme, with translation MREPTVGCVRCGHGTTYPAYRCPVCASPLVLDLTPVTAAGCRPTTGRGIWRHAGLLPRTGHAVTLGEGSTPLLPLRRDGATVHAKLESVNPSLSFKDRAMALAASAALDLGSTGLVLASTGNAAVSAATYAAAAGLRCRVFCATGSNAGGKLDVARAHGAEIRLVPGHYSDAYEAATRAEGDGWLNVTTTYRNPLLTEAYRPVAAELVDDLGGVPDVVVVPVGAGPLLRGVWLGFTDLRAAGRTGTVPRMVGVQADACAPLAHAWGAGDRDAGEWATALREPVEVRPTAAAAIADALRGYADEGLLTLDAVRRSGGEVVAVGEPAIASAGHELARQGLFVEPAAAAALAALETSAVAASATGPFGVVAVLTGHGAKEPSTRTDGSTP
- a CDS encoding FGGY family carbohydrate kinase; the protein is MTGRPPAATLVGLDLGTTGVKAVVVDAATGDTVARAHRDYPSDTSRAGRHEQDPARWWTASADALREALVGVDADAVVAVGLSGHMHAAALFDAHDRPVRPALTWADRRAAEQVRALRRHGARVGELTGNPVVEAFTAPKLAWLAAHEPDAVRRAVRLVQPKDVLRHHLTGDWGTDHTDAAGTLLYDVRRRRWAPELWALCGADERLAPTVSDPTEIVGTVLPAAAGATGLRAGTPVVAGAGDVSCAALGAGAVTSGRVYVNVGTAAQIVTPVDAPHGDVDRFVFARAGQDGFLGMVSSYAAGLAIRWCERNLLPGGSGQAGGDTDGTADRLARDSGPGARGLTFLPYLLGASAPVHDPDVRAALLGAGPEHGPADVARAALEGVAYASAAAVEQLLGGAQAVTGIRVGGGVTRSALWCEAFAAMFDVPVSRLRQDASPRGAVALAGLGAGVWPDVATACDALDDSEPLPSMDRRRAGYRRARRRYDAAATAIAALPRDPALPDDDGADR
- a CDS encoding sugar phosphate isomerase/epimerase family protein — protein: MKISFEVWPNMPWGRLEAAGPAWNSWGDKSAAWCVEQTAKYGYDGVDFIFAKLLEAPKAEYDQQLRDVRAAAERTGIDIGYLGHHTTFVSPREFDRERGIESFKKALDAAAVLGAKSVCTLIGDGYYDPPLNVLMTRKDAWRQCREAITEVCAHASGLGLNVSVELLQGTILNRVELIERMFDEVGASNLRMTMDTGAFYVAVKPFMNVRQAVRRLAPYIDIVQIKDEVGLPTIVHSNHIWFGGGLVDFRETYEALAEINFDGYVSVEWEGWQVGGPIGVGEPAGVGLADFDRVAEESLEYLTEFGFVPRRGR
- a CDS encoding sugar ABC transporter permease; amino-acid sequence: MSAPAAPASGPEGILRARPPGAPTPAAGRTRRRPWTFHLLGYALVAPLGLLMLAVIGYPLLNTVLLSLQDQGVVGSDSTFVGIDNYTQALGDGAFWGSIGRSGIWLFGNLLVQTLMAFGTALIIGGRSRWSRASRTWILFPWVIPTVAVAVIWQWMSNSNYGILPKIAGAVGIDGLGSPFGDSALALPALILMNSWHWFPLGAVVIFGALQTIPDEIYEAARVDGANSWRMFWKITFPLLQPVLFALGLVGSLWSFNIVDSIYLVTKGGPADASLTAPVFIYNKAFNQFQASDAAAASVVTIILLAAVAAVYIRAARPKEDQ
- a CDS encoding M20/M25/M40 family metallo-hydrolase produces the protein MKDPTGRTLAARLDPDAIVAEAARLIAIEGHQDHPAEERAVAEHVADRLRACGADVELRPVTGDRVNVVARLRGGRPGPTLMLNAHLDTVPPYGMTDGLRPRIADGKLWGRGAADMKGALAAMIAVVELLAGADLDFAGELLLTGVAGEENGSPGMRALVEAGVTADFAIVGEPTSLRVGRAHKGAMWAQVAFRGVATHGSVPRDGINAVYHAARFITAVERDLTAALDQRRHPLLGTATVNVGVVAGGDRPPMVPASCVVALDRRWLPSERHDEVLAELREVVAGLRRADPAVDATVEEMAGTATFVHAPLDCPPEHPYLRMLCDVAPDPEPVGLQFWTDGALLAAAGTPAVVCGPGDIAQAHSLREWVALDQLHGAAEVYLAMAERMLSVRPRHADAEVVEV
- a CDS encoding SIS domain-containing protein, which gives rise to MTAPRPTSTVEQSTAADPADRSAADVTAAGYTAGVQSVLADALRAELPAVRRAAELVARAFAAEGLFYVFGSGHSHMFGEEAFYRAGGAVRVCPILKPAHMLHEGAVHSTVLERQSGHAEPLLDGYRLDPARDVMLVVSNSGANAFPVEVAQAVKARGLPLIAITSRRYASSIERSGPRLHDIADVVIDNHCPPGDALVPLGPGLPSAGPASTVVGMTLLDAIIVEAFGIQLRRGETPEVFMSANMPGAAEHNAASARRLSHLVPHL